A stretch of Chitinophaga caeni DNA encodes these proteins:
- a CDS encoding RNA polymerase sigma factor — protein sequence MKVSESLNPRNVKSSSQPGNLYICNMPGNDQLQVLLKEDERRFMAALFKSYFTPACKTIYRFVQDMSVAEDLAQDVFIKIWNKRAGLGEVYFKAYIQRSAINAALDYLDKKKRRGVHTELEEENMQIPVLPMQGNLRETAAKIDAAVNELPEKCREVFILSRYEELSYKEIASTLNISVKTVENQVMTALKKLRVSLKELISN from the coding sequence ATGAAGGTTAGTGAAAGTCTAAACCCACGAAATGTTAAAAGCAGCTCGCAACCGGGCAACCTGTATATTTGCAATATGCCAGGAAATGACCAGTTGCAGGTATTGTTAAAGGAAGATGAGCGCCGGTTTATGGCCGCCCTATTCAAATCCTATTTTACGCCGGCTTGTAAAACTATTTACAGGTTCGTCCAAGATATGTCTGTAGCAGAAGATTTAGCACAGGATGTATTTATCAAGATTTGGAATAAGAGGGCTGGTTTGGGCGAAGTATATTTTAAAGCCTATATCCAGAGATCAGCTATCAATGCCGCGTTAGATTACCTGGATAAGAAAAAACGAAGGGGTGTACACACGGAGCTGGAAGAAGAAAATATGCAGATTCCGGTGTTGCCGATGCAAGGTAATCTCCGGGAGACTGCTGCCAAGATTGATGCTGCCGTCAATGAATTACCGGAAAAATGTAGGGAGGTATTCATATTGAGCCGGTACGAAGAACTTTCTTATAAAGAGATCGCTTCCACGCTAAATATATCTGTCAAAACCGTGGAGAACCAGGTTATGACAGCCTTAAAAAAATTGAGAGTTTCACTAAAAGAACTGATAAGTAATTAG